A window of Quercus robur chromosome 12, dhQueRobu3.1, whole genome shotgun sequence genomic DNA:
aaataggacacatggcacaatattaaacttcaattaaaatttagtttataatctaattgaatttagattctttcatttttgtatctaataatttacttgacacaaatttaaaaattagatgaaaaaCGTAGTGCAAAAGTAGACTcaaatttagaatataattaaattttctctcatgctattaatatatatatatatatatagcatttaACCCGAAAAAAAGGTAATTTTCAACAAATGCATATGACCttttagagataaaaataaaaatgatgcatatgttttttttttttttcaaactctcacttttttttttttttttacaaaatagaatttcactctagtctaatctaaatgtatatgtgtatgaagctCCCTCTTGAAGACTTGAACTCCGACCCTTACCCCCCATACCCTACAAGTATTTATACCTGTAGAGTGACCATTGCACCAAGCATGTGCGGTGGTCAAACTCTCACTTTCAACTACAAGTCACTCCATGGGAGTCATTAATGggggtcattaaaaaaaaaggaataattgATGGGAGTCattttctaatttaattttcagGAATTAAATCTTTCAAAACTCACAAGAACGAGTCAATATTTGATTTGAGGATTCCCATtaatagatttttgttttttgtttttttgggttgagtACATTAATAGATGATTTTATTGGTTGATATGTCtatgtttatgttttaaatactaaaaCAAAGATTGTATTCAATGTGACAAAAAGATTAATAACTAgtgtctattttttatttatttttcaaaatgagaaagaaagtaaaaggcaCATTTATTTTCAACGTGTAAACAAATTTACAACCATTGTAACCATCTTAAGTTCATTTATTGCTTTCCCAGCCTTCAAGGGTTTAATTGCTAATGGGGAATAAAATGCAAAGAGGTTATGCTAGCTTAAGTTCTTTTACAACcataataaaatttcacaacaagtCAATGTGTcaattaattatcaaaataaaagaaaacaaaattatacgAGACTCACcataactcaaaataaatatgttataaaaatgttgtgattttttgttgttcttcTAAATTTATTCTTCTCATTTTGCTACAAAAAgcaatgattattattatttttttgataattcaaattTACACTAGGGAAAAGAGGGATTTGAACCATAAACATATATGTTAGAAGTATAGGGAGGTGCCAGTTgaactaaaatattttgtttgataaaaaaactaaaagattaTTGACAAAACATTGATTAATTAATCTAAATAAAAAAGCTAGTCTAAAAAAAGCAGTAAAAGTTATGGCCATTTCATGGATAAATCGAATAAGAAACTTTTTGTATAAatagttttctctttttttttttcttaaaaattaccataatttttaagtaaaatttgtgGTGTGACTTTATGTTAAAATATTGTTTCCTCTTGATTAGATGCATGTGCCTTTGCTTTTCACAATTTCtatcaataattaattaaaagaaaaatagttgtaattcactttttttttaccataatttttaagtaaaatttgtggtgtgactttatattaaaatatagttTCCTCTTTATTAGATGCCTGTGCCTTTGCTTTTCACAATTTCTACCAatgattaattaaaagaaaaatagttgtaattaaatttttttttttgatagtgtTTTGTCTTAAACGCTATCACGCAAAGATGTCTACATCTGTAAAAACACGCGCATAACACGTCGCTATATGAGGACATTGTCTAGTTGATTAATTAAAAGCTCATTTCCCTACTTTGCTATTTCTAGATGATATAAATTTTAGATCCTAACTTTCGTTGCatctttttctaattattatttttaaaattttatacagACTCTTTTTTTATACACTACTCGTTATTAAAGTTTCActctttttgtgttttctaatgaattttatttacttgtaAAAATAAAGACAATGTTTGtctacaactccactcaatatcTCCatattatatgtaaattttgATGAATCCATAATTGGGTTGCATTTTTTTCTTACGTCCttcatgcttgtaaaatttttagaaaatcaaaaatcaataactatgtcatcaatcaaatgttcaaattttaagtttttgtagtttaaaattatgcataaaaataaatttcttaattgaatagtaaataatattaaattagtatggcatttgacatgtgtgttaattgttaagaatataaagaacatgtaattcaatagttaatttttaaaatatgtagtaatgttaagTTGTTTTGTGAGAGTTGTAACTGATGGTGCATGATAATCTCCTAACTCCAAACTCGTCCACGATGGTCGTCCAAGGGAAACTATACAAACAGACCGCGAGTAGAAAAGATGTTGTGCTAATACAGCATACTCGTCCAAGAGGAGGTCGTCCGTCCATGAAAGGTTTAGACGACCTCCTTACATTCCAAGAACGTCTTTTGCATACGAGCTTAGGACGAGCTCCATGCTCGGCACAAAGCATAATGATCAAAGTCCTTTACCATTAACCGTTTCCAAATAACGGTTACAGAGAACATGTTCATGTAACTCCCATAgcagttatggaagttacctccgaTTCTTCCAAACTCCTCAATAATAGAAGCAGTTGCTAAACCAGTAACTGTTCCAACTGTGTACTATATAAGCATTCATCTATGAAAGGGTAAGTCATTTAGACACTTCCACACAAATTGGAATTCCAAAAATACTGACTTTACCATCGGAGGATTCTTGGCCGGTCTTCCCCGGTCTcctttgattttgtgtttactTTTTCAGAACATTCCAAGTAACCTTGAGATCATCAACGTTCGAGACATTCAACCTACTGATTTCCTTGTGTTAATCAGTAACCATTtgctacaactaagtttgtagctaaattatatatatatatatatatatatataaaagtttagaaAAGTTAAATGGACAAATAAAAACCCTCTGtccaaataaaatcaaatgatAATTAAAGATTATTGCATTATTCGACCGCTTAGGgctattttgtaataaaatattatatatatatttataatataatagtatctaaatttataatttgtgttttattataattattgtgCTTGACGATCAATTCAATAAGACATgaatgtttcataaaaaaaataaaaaataaattaagacatgattgaatttattttggtGTAAGCAATATTAAATTCGAGAATCGAGATCCCTCATCCCTTATTGCTAAGATCATTTAATactctaaccaaaaaaaaaaaaaagatcgtTTAATACCTTTTTAAATCTTAATCAGTTAAACTACTAATAACCGTAACGAGATCAGTTAAGCTAATAGTACCCACCTTTTTTACACTCTCAAAGGTTAAAGTGATAATTAAAGCAAGGGTACTTTAGTAAATAcgcctcttctctctctctctttctctttctctacaTAAACATTAGAGTTTCCAACATAAATAAACCTCGTTTTTTGCTAATAAACGAAAACTCTCGGAAAAAAACATAGAACACggagggaaaaaaacaaaaaccaacaaagaGGAAAGTTTCATAGAACCGTGTTCACAcaaacattctttttttttttttcctcgttCGAAATCGTACGGACAATTAAACGGTGTCTGTATTAAGATTTAAGACTTTCGCATTGCTAATTGCTAATTGCTAATCTGGTTTCTCCTAACTCCTCGGCGGCATTTCAAGTTTCTGCGAATTCGATATTTCCGAAGAATTTCACTTCCACGCGTCATTAAGGTTATTGCTTCTTCCTCCATTTCGATTCCTCCTCTAACGTTAACTGTTCGAAATTAATATTCTCTTTTCTTAGTATGctccatacaatttttttttgacgtTGGAAGTGAATTATGTCTTTTTATGTGaggtttttttggttaaaaaaaattgagaaatgtaTTAGTCAAAGTTTGATAAGTTTCGGTTATTTTCCAGATTTCTGATATTTCTAtttctggaatttttttttttaataaatttaaaatacgTGGTATTTGATGTGTTCTATAGGATCTATGCAAGAAAAAGCGGGTGTTTTGAGAAGCAATTTTCGAAGAGAATTGGAAAGCCAAAAGTCTGTGCGGATTGAGATTTTGGAAAGAACAAGTATGGTTATGTACCTtctatgtatgtatgtatgtgttgtGCATTTAATTGTTTGTCGTGAATTGCTTTGCAGTTAATCTGGTTTTGGAAGCCCCCCCCCTTCGagattttagtaatttttgttaCTGTAcgacttagtttttgtttggAAAAGCTATGACTTGGGCCTCTCCAAAATACTCTTCTAGGATGGCTGCATATCCGCGCAGTGTTACTTGGATTGTGGTTTCGGTGGGAGGATTGgcattctttttaatttttgcttctTGGATTTTAATCTCGTACCCGATTGGTTCCACGGTTCGTTTGTATTTCTATGGTGTTGATAGTTCGCAGAAAGTGGATTTGTCGATCTATCCTGGAAATCAGACTACCACCATTGTTCCACGTGACGATAAGGATGTAAATATAGTTGTTAATAATGCACCATCTGAGTCTGATTTACAAGTGCCTAAGGACTCAAATGGTGGTGCATCGATGGATAAGAGTAATTTGGTTCCTGAGTCTAATTCACAGGTGCCCATCAGTTCGATGGATAAGAGTAATTTGGCCCCTGAGTCTAATTTACAGGTGCCCATCAGTTCAACTAGTCCACCGGTTTCTTTGGAGAACAAGGAGATAAAAGATCATGCACCACCTCTTCCTGCAATATCTCCtgctttaaaaaaagaagaggatgcCAAGCCCGCCACTGATCCCTCCAAAGTTACAAAGAGTGTTGAGATTGATGAACAAATTTCTTTGAGTTTACCAAATAAGTCAAATTCTGTAGATATGGGATCAAACGATACTGCAGCTTCCTCTGATTCCAAATCTGGGGCTGTGCAAAGTTCTTCTAGTCAGTCCCGCAATGATACCAAGAATGCGCCAGTTGATAAAGGTAGCTACAGACCTCTTTTTGCTTTGAATCAGTTCTTCAACCACTATTTTTCCATATGAATTTATTACTAATTATATCATTGTGCTTTTCCTTTTAAGGAATATTATTCTCATTTGGAACTCTTCAGATATTAACTTCTCAGATGTTGGTCTATCATGTATACCTGTTTGCTGAAGTGTAACTTGCTATCATTATTGGGTTTATCTGACAGCTATTTGTTAACCGTTCACTTATTATGTCTTCACTTGATGCTTCCATATATTGTAAACTTTCCTGATCtagttacaaaattttctttcagcTAGTATACAAGatcaaaatttaacaaattagCAATTCTTCTTAGTTAGATAATTATTACCTTGTCCTTCATTATTATTAGTACCATGTCTTTCCTAACATGTTCCTttctatataaattaatattaaatgcCTGCCATGAGCTAAATTGTTCCATTGTTGAAAGGTAttactttttccctttttttctttctctgtatCTTTTCTAAGCTTTCAGTCTGTATTTTCATTGTCCACTATGCAGGCTGTGATCTCTACCATGGAAGTTGGATTTATGATAAAACAGGGCCATTATACACAAACAATACATGCCCTGTATTGACACAGATGCAGAATTGCCAGGGGAATGGGAGGCCTGACAAGGAGTATGAGAATTGGCGATGGAAGCCCTCTCAGTGTGACATCCCTCGATTTGATCCAAAGAAATTTCTGGAGTTAATGAGAGGGAAGACGCTAGCTTTCATTGGTGATTCAGTTGCTCGAAACCAGATGGAATCAATGCTGTGCATTCTCTGGCAGGCAATCACCTTATACTTCATATTTAGTCATTTATTaggagatttaaaaaataattttggccatttagaattttgtattttttattgaaagtacttCACTAAGGGTTGGCCacatggatatatatatatatatatatatctggaCTAATTCCTAGCCACAAACAAGCAGACACACACACCCACCATGCACACCCACACAAacgcaaagaaaagaaaaacaaaatgatgATGTAAACTAAATATGCCTAATTCATATCTTGTCCTTGTTTTGTCTTTGTAAGTTTAGGTCCTCTTTGGCTTGACTTGGCCTGAGTCAGTAGTTAAACCCTGTTAGTGTTATATCCTTTTAATGacttgaattttaaaataaataaaaaaactattctaTAATTAACTTTATATGCCTAGTTCGTGTTTGATCTGGCCTTGGGCTAACAGCTTTAGTCTCAATATCGACCTAAATTAATTGCTGCACCCAGTTATTGTTGTATATTTGTAGTGGCATGTGGAGAAGTAGCCTACTGTTTGAGTATAATGGGAGTATTGGCTAATTGTTAGTATGATTTACACTGTGCCTGACCTTGTCTGGGTAATTGCCATTGTTAGTGACTTCCAGGTTAGTTTTTCAGGTTTAGATTGGACTAAAATATTTAGGCCCATTTTAGGCAGGAAAAATTTTAGGTTCAGTGGCTCAGATTAGTATGTTTACCTCTTCTGTAAGAGCAAGGTTTACAAGAAAATGTTTTCTTATTTGCATCATATTTGATGGTTCAGTTTTTAAGTCTggcagtagttttttttttccccctaatagAAAATATTATGGAATATATTCAGGTAGAAGCTCCTATAAACCGAGGGAACCGGAGAATGCAACGGTATTTTTTCAGGTCTACATCTGTAACGATTGCTCGGATATGGTCCTCATGGCTTGTCAAGCAAACATCTGAACCATTTGATTTTGCTCCAGCGGGAGTGACCAAACTACACCTTGATGCCCCTGATGATAACTTCATGGAATTCATTCCAAAGTTTGATGTGATTGTCCTGTCTTCTGGCCACTGGTTTGCCAAGCAGTCAGTCTACATCTTGAACAATGAGATTGTGGGCGGGCAGTTGTGGTGGCCTCACAAGTCTCGGCCTAAAAAGGTTAATAATGTTGATGCATTTGGGATATCTGTTGAGACAATTCTCACTTCTCTTGTTACACACCCAAATTATACGGGGCTTACTATTGTTCGTTCCTATTCTCCTGATCATTATGAGGGTGGGGCCTGGAATACAGGTGGGTCTTGCACTGGAAAGACAAAGCCACTTGCAGTTGGTGAGTTGGTAGAAAATggctttacaaaaataatgtatGAAAAACAGGTTTCAGGTTTCAATCGTGCAATTCAGAAGgcaacaaacaaatcaaagtTGAGGTTGATGGATATCACTGAAGCTTTTGGGTACCGCCATGATGGACATCCAGGACCCTATCGAAACCCTGATCCAAATAAGATCACAAAACGTGGCCCAGATGGAAAGCCCCCACCTCAGGATTGCTTACACTGGTGCATGCCAGGTCCAGTTGATACCTGGAACGAAATTGTGAATGAAATCATTAGGAGAGAATATGAGGGCAATAAGAGCTTTCCATCATGAAGGATGTTCTGTTGCCAAGCAGCCTGCATTGTTGTGTTTCTGTAACTGTAAGGACAATTGGTTATGTAAGATATAATTTATATTCAGGGAGGTGGGAAATTTTGTGCATTTGttctttcattatttaaaatatattgtagAGAAGGTGTTGTAACGGATGGGAGGATTAGCCGCTAGTATATgagtttttcttctcttctcaaTTATAAAGTCCACGTGTACTCTTGGAGAGACTAATTGCTGTTTTGCTTCATGATATATTGTATTGATTTGTGACTTCATCTAGTAGCACAAAGCTTTGCCCAAAAATCATTGGTACTGCCTGGCTATTCCTGAGCATTGGGTAGACAGAGTTACAGGATGCAACATATGTTGGTGGGTTTGAGCAAGGTAATAAGATAAGCTGATTGTGTCTTCTTTTTGGAATAACATTTAAATGCATTCCAACTCAGGTTTATTGCTGCCTTTTGATGCTCAAGTCAATTTCTGAACTTAGTCCTTTGCACATCCGGCTCTCACAATACTGCATAAGACAAGGCATGGGCAGGTTAGATGAGGGATTTCTTTGTTACATGTATTGCTGTCTACTACAACATTTTCTAACATGTTTTGACAAGATATTCCCTGTGAGTAGGCATGGTCTACATACTATATTTGTATTTGCAAGTAGTCATGAATTTTCTCTTTCTGGTATATATAATCTTGTAATTTTATCTCGGATGCTTATATTAGATGAAAAGCACAATTGAAGtacaatttattatttgttcttgttcttgtatTTCCTGATCTCAGCAAAGTGATACTGATACCATCTCATAAATCTAATTGTAGTAGTTGCTTTTGCTCATCCTGCTTTTACACATTATTAACTCTTTTCATTTCAATATTGCAAAGacaaacatatttttcttttaaacgtTTTTTCCTTCATATTCATTTTCCCTGCAAATAGGTCTGAGGTCC
This region includes:
- the LOC126708025 gene encoding protein trichome birefringence-like 18 isoform X3 — protein: MTWASPKYSSRMAAYPRSVTWIVVSVGGLAFFLIFASWILISYPIGSTVRLYFYGVDSSQKVDLSIYPGNQTTTIVPRDDKDVNIVVNNAPSESDLQVPKDSNGGASMDKSNLVPESNSQVPISSTSPPVSLENKEIKDHAPPLPAISPALKKEEDAKPATDPSKVTKSVEIDEQISLSLPNKSNSVDMGSNDTAASSDSKSGAVQSSSSQSRNDTKNAPVDKGCDLYHGSWIYDKTGPLYTNNTCPVLTQMQNCQGNGRPDKEYENWRWKPSQCDIPRFDPKKFLELMRGKTLAFIGDSVARNQMESMLCILWQVEAPINRGNRRMQRYFFRSTSVTIARIWSSWLVKQTSEPFDFAPAGVTKLHLDAPDDNFMEFIPKFDVIVLSSGHWFAKQSVYILNNEIVGGQLWWPHKSRPKKVNNVDAFGISVETILTSLVTHPNYTGLTIVRSYSPDHYEGGAWNTGGSCTGKTKPLAVGELVENGFTKIMYEKQVSGFNRAIQKATNKSKLRLMDITEAFGYRHDGHPGPYRNPDPNKITKRGPDGKPPPQDCLHWCMPGPVDTWNEIVNEIIRREYEGNKSFPS
- the LOC126708025 gene encoding protein trichome birefringence-like 18 isoform X1, with product MTWASPKYSSRMAAYPRSVTWIVVSVGGLAFFLIFASWILISYPIGSTVRLYFYGVDSSQKVDLSIYPGNQTTTIVPRDDKDVNIVVNNAPSESDLQVPKDSNGGASMDKSNLVPESNSQVPISSMDKSNLAPESNLQVPISSTSPPVSLENKEIKDHAPPLPAISPALKKEEDAKPATDPSKVTKSVEIDEQISLSLPNKSNSVDMGSNDTAASSDSKSGAVQSSSSQSRNDTKNAPVDKGCDLYHGSWIYDKTGPLYTNNTCPVLTQMQNCQGNGRPDKEYENWRWKPSQCDIPRFDPKKFLELMRGKTLAFIGDSVARNQMESMLCILWQVEAPINRGNRRMQRYFFRSTSVTIARIWSSWLVKQTSEPFDFAPAGVTKLHLDAPDDNFMEFIPKFDVIVLSSGHWFAKQSVYILNNEIVGGQLWWPHKSRPKKVNNVDAFGISVETILTSLVTHPNYTGLTIVRSYSPDHYEGGAWNTGGSCTGKTKPLAVGELVENGFTKIMYEKQVSGFNRAIQKATNKSKLRLMDITEAFGYRHDGHPGPYRNPDPNKITKRGPDGKPPPQDCLHWCMPGPVDTWNEIVNEIIRREYEGNKSFPS
- the LOC126708025 gene encoding protein YLS7 isoform X2 is translated as MMAAYPRSVTWIVVSVGGLAFFLIFASWILISYPIGSTVRLYFYGVDSSQKVDLSIYPGNQTTTIVPRDDKDVNIVVNNAPSESDLQVPKDSNGGASMDKSNLVPESNSQVPISSMDKSNLAPESNLQVPISSTSPPVSLENKEIKDHAPPLPAISPALKKEEDAKPATDPSKVTKSVEIDEQISLSLPNKSNSVDMGSNDTAASSDSKSGAVQSSSSQSRNDTKNAPVDKGCDLYHGSWIYDKTGPLYTNNTCPVLTQMQNCQGNGRPDKEYENWRWKPSQCDIPRFDPKKFLELMRGKTLAFIGDSVARNQMESMLCILWQVEAPINRGNRRMQRYFFRSTSVTIARIWSSWLVKQTSEPFDFAPAGVTKLHLDAPDDNFMEFIPKFDVIVLSSGHWFAKQSVYILNNEIVGGQLWWPHKSRPKKVNNVDAFGISVETILTSLVTHPNYTGLTIVRSYSPDHYEGGAWNTGGSCTGKTKPLAVGELVENGFTKIMYEKQVSGFNRAIQKATNKSKLRLMDITEAFGYRHDGHPGPYRNPDPNKITKRGPDGKPPPQDCLHWCMPGPVDTWNEIVNEIIRREYEGNKSFPS